A genomic region of Photobacterium swingsii contains the following coding sequences:
- a CDS encoding DsbE family thiol:disulfide interchange protein, with product MKIVRFLPLLGVVIASIILVYALEKPTSVEISPLAGQSVPAFSLINLLERESSEGGFSVPTVDESLLQGKVQLLNVWASWCGVCKKEHDFLLALQQDGVPIVGLNYRDKRSSAVATLREEGNPYRAVIYDPLGELALDLGVYGTPETMLIDPEGIIRQRYVGALDEAIWQQQFVPVLEAIEAELLGKNAQQQG from the coding sequence GTGAAGATTGTTCGTTTTTTACCGCTATTAGGGGTCGTGATCGCGAGTATTATTTTGGTCTATGCATTGGAAAAGCCGACAAGCGTTGAAATTTCACCCTTGGCTGGCCAATCTGTCCCTGCTTTTTCACTGATTAATTTGCTGGAGAGAGAGTCGAGTGAGGGGGGCTTTTCTGTACCTACAGTCGATGAATCTTTGTTACAAGGTAAAGTGCAGTTACTGAATGTATGGGCGTCGTGGTGTGGAGTGTGTAAAAAAGAGCATGATTTCTTACTTGCATTGCAACAAGACGGCGTGCCTATTGTTGGTTTGAATTACCGTGATAAGCGATCGTCTGCTGTAGCGACATTAAGGGAAGAGGGGAACCCGTACCGTGCTGTTATTTATGATCCCCTCGGTGAATTAGCATTGGACTTAGGCGTATACGGTACACCTGAAACTATGCTGATTGATCCTGAAGGGATCATCCGCCAACGCTACGTAGGCGCTTTAGATGAAGCCATATGGCAACAGCAGTTTGTGCCTGTTCTTGAGGCCATTGAGGCTGAATTGTTAGGAAAAAATGCGCAACAGCAAGGTTAA
- a CDS encoding heme lyase CcmF/NrfE family subunit, whose amino-acid sequence MLAEIGHFALILGFSFALLAALMPFVAAKMKASYLTRYVWPLSYGAFGSILTSIVLLAVGFAIDDFSVAYIAHHSNTQLPIFFKVAAVWGGHEGSFLFWVFSLSGWAALVAACYRNKPEQHVFISRVLAILAALVATLTLFTLLTSNPFERLFPVPLEGRDLNPMLQDVGLIFHPPMLYLGYVGFAVSFAFAVAALTFEKPQWQWAQLSRSWTLSAWVFLTGGIALGSWWAYYELGWGGWWFWDPVENASLLPWLTGTALLHSLIVTAQRRSLVGWSLLLAIFTFSLSLLGTFIVRSGVLTSVHAFAVDPTRGLVLLAILAVMLISALTLYALRCERYLQAMNFELLSREAAFLVGNSLLAVATLTVLLGTFYPMIFQAFGLGSISVGAPYFNSMFVPLSLVTFFVMGLGVLVRLRASAEDFLITRLLAPLSASIIGGVVLSVLFERGVNLVVCGALICALWIILTALQSLILLPSYQKNAVNKQVEKTIAEKSLDGLPRPRLRQLAMLIAHVGVAVTVIGATLVSNYSHEVSNKMGPGDTVILEDFQFDYIETELLIGANYTAEQANIQITKLGHFSKEQVMGLIQPQRRHYTVRTMNMSEPGIRWWWDGDIYITLGEKLNATDYAVRIQYKPFVRWLWVGAMLMMLGGALSVFARLTVRYKQETERLKTELGSVPSAVEVAQQPENQIIWKQSK is encoded by the coding sequence ATGCTGGCTGAAATTGGACACTTTGCATTAATTCTTGGTTTTTCTTTTGCGTTATTGGCAGCCTTGATGCCTTTTGTTGCCGCGAAAATGAAAGCGTCATACCTTACTCGCTATGTGTGGCCATTAAGTTATGGCGCTTTTGGCTCGATTCTCACGTCGATTGTTCTACTTGCGGTTGGCTTTGCCATCGATGATTTCTCAGTTGCGTATATCGCGCATCACTCGAACACACAGCTCCCTATTTTCTTTAAAGTCGCAGCGGTATGGGGCGGCCATGAAGGATCTTTTCTTTTCTGGGTATTCTCACTCAGTGGCTGGGCTGCGTTAGTGGCGGCTTGCTACCGTAATAAGCCAGAGCAACATGTTTTTATCTCGCGAGTACTCGCTATTCTTGCTGCATTGGTGGCAACGTTAACGTTATTTACTTTACTTACTTCGAACCCTTTTGAACGGCTTTTTCCTGTGCCATTGGAAGGGCGAGATTTAAATCCTATGTTGCAAGATGTTGGGTTAATTTTCCATCCGCCGATGTTGTATTTGGGGTATGTCGGGTTTGCTGTCAGTTTTGCTTTTGCGGTTGCTGCTCTCACATTCGAAAAGCCGCAATGGCAATGGGCGCAACTGAGCCGTAGTTGGACATTATCGGCTTGGGTCTTTTTAACAGGTGGTATCGCATTGGGCTCCTGGTGGGCTTATTATGAACTTGGCTGGGGTGGCTGGTGGTTTTGGGATCCTGTTGAAAATGCCTCTTTACTTCCTTGGCTAACAGGCACTGCATTGTTGCACTCTTTGATTGTGACTGCTCAGCGCCGTTCATTAGTGGGTTGGAGTTTATTACTCGCTATCTTCACCTTTTCATTAAGCTTGCTGGGTACTTTTATAGTGCGTTCAGGTGTGCTGACATCTGTTCATGCATTTGCCGTGGACCCTACGCGTGGGTTAGTGCTTTTGGCTATCCTCGCCGTGATGTTAATTTCGGCACTGACTTTGTACGCCCTGCGTTGTGAGCGTTATCTTCAAGCGATGAATTTTGAGCTGTTATCCCGTGAAGCTGCTTTTTTGGTTGGTAACAGCTTATTAGCGGTCGCTACATTAACTGTCTTACTCGGGACTTTTTACCCGATGATCTTTCAAGCCTTTGGCTTAGGCAGTATCTCAGTAGGAGCCCCGTATTTTAATAGCATGTTTGTACCATTGAGCTTAGTGACTTTTTTTGTCATGGGGCTAGGCGTATTAGTGCGCTTACGTGCCAGTGCCGAAGATTTCTTGATCACCCGTTTATTAGCACCTTTATCAGCTTCTATTATTGGTGGTGTTGTACTTTCAGTGCTATTTGAACGTGGTGTGAACCTCGTTGTTTGTGGTGCGTTAATTTGTGCGTTATGGATCATTCTGACGGCTCTACAATCTTTGATTTTACTGCCGTCTTATCAAAAAAATGCGGTAAATAAACAGGTTGAAAAGACGATTGCCGAAAAGAGCCTTGATGGTTTACCTCGCCCTCGTTTACGTCAGTTGGCGATGCTTATTGCACATGTTGGTGTTGCGGTGACAGTGATTGGCGCCACGTTAGTCAGTAACTACTCCCATGAAGTCAGTAATAAAATGGGACCGGGTGATACCGTGATACTGGAGGATTTTCAGTTTGATTATATTGAAACTGAGTTATTGATAGGTGCTAACTATACCGCTGAGCAAGCCAATATACAGATCACTAAGCTGGGGCATTTTTCGAAAGAACAAGTGATGGGGCTTATCCAACCACAGCGCCGCCATTATACGGTACGCACTATGAATATGAGTGAGCCGGGTATTCGTTGGTGGTGGGATGGTGATATTTATATCACGTTAGGCGAAAAGCTTAATGCAACGGACTATGCAGTGCGGATCCAATACAAACCTTTCGTACGTTGGTTATGGGTTGGGGCTATGTTAATGATGCTAGGCGGTGCACTTTCTGTGTTTGCTCGCTTAACGGTTCGCTATAAACAGGAAACGGAACGCCTTAAGACTGAATTGGGATCTGTGCCGAGTGCTGTTGAAGTCGCGCAGCAACCTGAAAATCAAATTATTTGGAAGCAAAGTAAGTGA
- the nrfD gene encoding cytochrome c nitrite reductase subunit NrfD, with amino-acid sequence MSTAFAEAFYFDSLVWDWIIAIYLFLAGMSAGAVMISIYLKRKVIQGHPSTNGIIKATAILAPFGIIVGLLILVFHLTKPWSFWKIMIFYNPTSVMSMGVILFQVYMVVLFAWIATIYKDELLNLLNGRLPIVGKVMQYVTRYENAIELFLGFLAVMLAAYTGFLLSALKTFPLLNNPVLPILFLFSSLSSGAAACLMFGVVFFKESVTSPSVKWVHKFERPVVVFELFVLFAFFSGLYFGGGQKEAAAIAAIGGGFWASWFWYGVIGAGMLLPLGLNAVSPSGVKHNKAFIMLVTTLSLLGVLMLRTFVLYAGQMTIV; translated from the coding sequence ATGAGTACAGCCTTTGCAGAAGCCTTCTATTTTGATTCGTTAGTATGGGATTGGATTATTGCTATTTATCTGTTTTTAGCAGGTATGTCAGCGGGTGCAGTCATGATCTCGATTTACCTAAAACGTAAGGTAATTCAAGGTCATCCATCGACGAATGGCATTATTAAAGCAACCGCAATTTTAGCGCCATTTGGCATTATTGTGGGTTTGTTGATCTTAGTCTTCCACTTAACCAAACCTTGGTCATTTTGGAAAATCATGATCTTCTATAATCCAACATCGGTCATGTCGATGGGGGTAATTCTATTCCAAGTTTATATGGTGGTCTTGTTCGCGTGGATTGCGACAATTTATAAAGATGAACTGTTAAACTTGCTGAATGGACGTTTGCCTATCGTCGGTAAAGTCATGCAGTACGTCACTCGCTATGAAAATGCGATTGAATTATTCCTAGGCTTCTTAGCTGTGATGCTTGCAGCTTATACCGGCTTTTTATTGTCAGCACTCAAAACTTTCCCATTACTTAATAATCCGGTGTTACCGATTCTATTCTTGTTCTCAAGCCTATCATCTGGCGCAGCGGCGTGTTTGATGTTCGGGGTTGTTTTCTTTAAAGAGTCAGTGACTAGCCCAAGCGTTAAATGGGTACATAAATTTGAACGCCCTGTAGTTGTGTTTGAATTGTTTGTTCTGTTTGCATTTTTCAGCGGCCTTTACTTCGGTGGTGGTCAGAAAGAGGCGGCAGCCATTGCAGCGATTGGGGGCGGTTTTTGGGCATCATGGTTCTGGTATGGTGTCATTGGTGCGGGAATGTTATTGCCACTTGGCTTGAACGCAGTAAGTCCTTCGGGTGTAAAACATAATAAAGCCTTTATTATGTTAGTGACTACCTTGAGTTTACTTGGTGTGTTAATGCTACGTACCTTTGTGCTTTACGCAGGGCAAATGACCATTGTTTAG
- the nrfC gene encoding cytochrome c nitrite reductase Fe-S protein has product MTCTRRNFLAGAGAVIFTTGVAGQAVLSRKTLAATMEDGDKRYGMVHDETLCIGCTACTEACREVNKVPEGVTRLKIVRSEPQGEYPNIDYTFTRVSCQHCENAPCVYVCPTGAAFKDPETGIVDVDAFKCVGCGYCLAACPYQVRFFNPETKSADKCDFCRKTNLAEGKQPACVESCPTKALTFGDLNDPQSDVSKLITQKTVYRDKVELGTKPQLYKVPHQKGEIKG; this is encoded by the coding sequence ATGACGTGTACAAGACGTAATTTCCTGGCTGGTGCAGGTGCTGTCATCTTTACGACGGGTGTAGCAGGGCAAGCTGTACTCAGTCGCAAAACACTCGCGGCAACCATGGAAGATGGTGATAAACGCTATGGTATGGTGCATGATGAGACGCTTTGTATAGGTTGTACAGCCTGTACGGAAGCGTGTCGTGAGGTTAATAAAGTGCCTGAAGGCGTGACGCGCTTGAAAATTGTGCGAAGCGAACCACAGGGCGAGTACCCCAATATTGATTACACCTTTACTCGTGTCTCATGCCAACACTGTGAAAATGCACCTTGTGTGTATGTTTGTCCAACAGGTGCAGCGTTTAAAGATCCAGAAACAGGCATTGTTGATGTGGATGCGTTTAAGTGTGTAGGTTGTGGTTATTGCCTTGCAGCTTGTCCGTATCAAGTTCGATTCTTCAACCCTGAGACGAAATCAGCTGATAAGTGTGATTTTTGTCGTAAAACTAATCTTGCCGAAGGTAAACAACCCGCTTGTGTCGAGTCTTGCCCTACCAAGGCGCTGACATTTGGTGACTTAAACGATCCACAAAGTGATGTTTCTAAATTAATCACGCAAAAAACTGTCTACCGCGACAAAGTAGAACTCGGTACAAAACCGCAGTTGTATAAAGTGCCGCATCAAAAAGGGGAGATAAAAGGATGA
- the nrfB gene encoding cytochrome c nitrite reductase pentaheme subunit, whose amino-acid sequence MGIYKMAVSTLTTLLVVIGIAGFSLNVAADSEKQDATAANVPHLASDSAKQHVVTFIRDRDYACTQCHKDTKDALLGAHADAIHAQTGREVGCVDCHSNVGENHRDGATQVTKFAPSQSVAGTQKIAADPLWIKKQNETCTNCHEPDDLREANWTHDVHALDLSCASCHNIHPTIDPMKGITQSSKIKMCVDCHADQTKAKATK is encoded by the coding sequence ATGGGCATTTATAAAATGGCCGTCAGTACACTCACAACGTTATTGGTTGTGATTGGTATTGCTGGCTTCTCCCTCAATGTTGCCGCCGACTCAGAAAAACAAGATGCCACAGCAGCTAACGTTCCTCATCTTGCTTCTGATTCCGCGAAACAGCATGTCGTAACATTCATAAGGGATCGCGATTACGCTTGTACGCAGTGTCATAAAGACACTAAAGATGCATTGCTTGGTGCTCATGCCGATGCAATCCATGCGCAAACAGGTCGTGAAGTAGGTTGTGTAGACTGTCACAGTAATGTGGGTGAAAACCACCGTGATGGGGCAACGCAAGTTACTAAATTCGCGCCATCTCAATCTGTCGCTGGTACACAAAAAATTGCAGCAGATCCGCTCTGGATCAAAAAGCAAAATGAAACCTGTACCAATTGTCATGAGCCAGACGATCTTCGTGAAGCCAATTGGACGCATGATGTACATGCGCTCGATCTGTCTTGTGCGTCTTGCCATAACATCCACCCAACGATTGATCCAATGAAAGGCATCACTCAATCTTCCAAGATTAAGATGTGTGTTGACTGTCATGCCGATCAAACGAAAGCCAAAGCAACCAAATAG